Proteins encoded in a region of the Mucilaginibacter sabulilitoris genome:
- a CDS encoding RidA family protein → MNTPEENFAALGLNLPPAPKPLGVYKPCLVDGKYLYLSGHGPVQDDASLIIGRIGDTVSQEDGKLAARQVALTMLATIKANIGSFNKVKRVIKVLGMVNCTPDFEKHPFIINGASELFAKIWGEENGIGVRSAVGMGSLPDNIPVEIEALFELE, encoded by the coding sequence ATGAACACTCCCGAAGAAAACTTTGCAGCGCTGGGTTTAAACCTGCCGCCCGCACCAAAGCCGCTTGGCGTTTATAAACCATGTTTAGTTGATGGCAAGTACCTTTATTTATCGGGCCACGGGCCGGTGCAGGATGATGCCTCTTTAATTATAGGTCGCATTGGCGATACCGTTAGTCAGGAAGATGGCAAGTTAGCCGCCCGTCAGGTTGCTTTAACCATGCTGGCTACTATTAAAGCAAATATTGGCAGCTTTAATAAGGTAAAAAGGGTAATCAAAGTGCTGGGTATGGTTAACTGCACACCCGATTTTGAAAAACATCCCTTCATTATTAACGGTGCCAGTGAACTTTTTGCCAAAATATGGGGCGAAGAAAATGGCATAGGCGTACGTAGCGCCGTAGGCATGGGCTCATTGCCTGATAATATCCCGGTTGAAATAGAAGCTCTGTTTGAATTAGAATAA
- a CDS encoding alpha-N-arabinofuranosidase: protein MKKKTLTCLGALALCVITMRGFGQTGTLNISGDSKTTISKHIYGQFAEHLGHGIYGGFWVDKSLPVKKQDRIRLDVVEALKKIKIPNLRWPGGCFADEYHWRDGIGPAAQRPRMVNTNWGGVTEDNSFGTHEFLELCSLLKCEPYVAGNVGSGTVDEMSKWIEYLNSNSTSTVVKERVKNGHPEPYKVSFWGVGNESWGCGGNMTPQFYADQFKRYASFAKDYPGAKLKKIASGPNADDYNWTEVCMKNIPAHMMYGLSLHYYTIPTGSWGKKGSATAFTEGEYFNTMVNCLKMEELVTKHSAIMDKYDPEKHVALVVDEWGVWTDPEPGTNPGFLYQQNSLRDALIAATTLNIFNNHSDRVKMAALAQTINVLQSLILTDKEKMVLTPTYYIFDMYKVHQDAKYLPIKLDAPDYEVDGKKIPAVNASASQDAAGKVHISLVNLDIHKPITITTGFSDIKWTNVSGQILTSANVTNINTFQDPDKIHLSNFTGAKKDGDKLVVTLPAKSVVTLELN from the coding sequence ATGAAGAAGAAAACACTCACCTGCCTGGGGGCGTTGGCGCTGTGCGTTATCACAATGCGGGGCTTTGGCCAAACAGGTACGCTAAACATCAGCGGAGATTCAAAAACAACTATTAGCAAACACATTTACGGGCAATTTGCAGAACACCTGGGCCACGGCATTTATGGCGGCTTTTGGGTTGACAAGAGCCTGCCAGTGAAAAAACAAGACCGCATCAGGCTTGATGTGGTTGAGGCTTTGAAGAAAATAAAGATCCCTAACCTGCGCTGGCCAGGCGGATGCTTTGCCGATGAATACCATTGGCGAGATGGCATTGGACCTGCCGCGCAACGCCCACGTATGGTTAATACTAACTGGGGTGGTGTAACTGAAGATAACAGCTTTGGAACGCACGAATTTCTGGAACTTTGCAGTTTATTAAAATGTGAGCCTTACGTAGCCGGCAATGTAGGCAGCGGCACTGTTGACGAAATGTCGAAATGGATTGAATACCTGAACTCGAACAGTACCAGCACCGTTGTAAAAGAGAGAGTAAAAAATGGGCACCCGGAACCATATAAAGTTTCGTTTTGGGGAGTAGGAAATGAAAGCTGGGGCTGCGGTGGTAACATGACGCCTCAATTCTATGCAGATCAGTTTAAACGCTATGCCTCATTCGCTAAAGATTATCCTGGGGCTAAGCTTAAAAAGATAGCCAGCGGCCCCAATGCTGATGATTATAACTGGACCGAGGTTTGCATGAAAAACATTCCGGCACACATGATGTATGGCCTGTCGCTGCATTATTATACCATACCTACCGGGAGTTGGGGCAAAAAAGGCTCGGCAACCGCATTTACAGAAGGCGAATATTTTAACACTATGGTTAACTGCCTTAAAATGGAAGAGCTGGTTACCAAACATTCGGCCATTATGGATAAGTATGATCCGGAAAAACACGTTGCGCTTGTGGTTGATGAGTGGGGCGTGTGGACTGATCCGGAACCAGGCACCAATCCCGGTTTTTTATATCAGCAAAACAGTCTTCGCGATGCGCTGATTGCTGCAACAACACTCAACATATTTAATAACCACAGCGACAGGGTTAAAATGGCAGCGCTGGCACAAACCATTAACGTGCTGCAGTCGCTTATTTTAACAGATAAAGAAAAAATGGTACTTACCCCTACTTACTACATATTTGATATGTACAAAGTGCACCAGGATGCTAAATACCTGCCAATAAAATTAGATGCCCCGGATTACGAGGTTGATGGAAAAAAGATCCCAGCGGTAAATGCTTCTGCCTCGCAGGATGCTGCCGGAAAAGTACACATCTCATTGGTTAATCTTGACATTCATAAGCCAATTACCATCACTACTGGTTTTAGCGATATTAAATGGACTAATGTAAGTGGCCAGATACTTACTTCTGCCAACGTTACCAATATCAATACGTTTCAGGATCCTGACAAAATACATCTGAGTAATTTTACGGGAGCTAAAAAGGATGGTGACAAACTGGTAGTAACACTTCCTGCCAAATCGGTTGTAACACTTGAATTGAATTAA
- a CDS encoding L,D-transpeptidase family protein, producing MLNGLNKQYALLLIVCILTLFSCKQEKKYNQLSKADSVKKKITKEWSKTIPGNFSDQTKAVFDSSQIAAFLKKYPAFNAYANDINLFYSKRKFAYAWYANNVLIEQAGNLSDRLTNLQNEGIYKAIPYPKTLDSLIFDAHPKTTQAKTNITTELMLTAQYFVFSKFAFQGMSDSVTRAVNWYLPRKKVSYNDYLDSLLKKPAKPDGTLSEPVYRQYDLLKRFLARYRQLDATEKWVPIITDKKLKPGDSSVVISLIKKRLYKLDDFKGDTLNNVYDNELKEAFKQFQLRHGLTADGVAGPGTIAELNVSLKARIQQIIVNMERCRWLPVSLNTDYLAVNIPEFKLHVYHADSLLWSCNVVVGQKVHQTVIFYGLMQYVVFSPYWNLPESIIRNEVLPEIKRNPNYISRHNMIITGKLNGLPVIKQKPGPANSLGLVKFLFPNSYSIYLHDTPSKSLFGESSRAFSHGCIRVGEPAKLASFLLKYDTTWTTARISKAMHLGKEQQITLKQKTPVFIAYFTAFTDRANKLNFRKDIYNRDRQLASMILSGRGSY from the coding sequence ATGTTAAACGGGCTAAACAAACAATATGCATTATTACTAATTGTATGTATTTTAACGCTATTTAGCTGTAAGCAAGAGAAGAAATATAACCAGCTATCAAAAGCCGATTCTGTAAAAAAGAAAATAACTAAAGAGTGGAGTAAAACCATTCCAGGTAACTTCAGCGACCAAACAAAGGCTGTTTTCGACAGTTCGCAGATTGCTGCTTTCCTGAAAAAATATCCTGCATTTAATGCCTACGCTAATGACATTAACCTATTTTACAGCAAGCGTAAATTCGCGTACGCCTGGTATGCTAATAACGTGTTGATTGAACAGGCCGGTAACCTTTCAGACAGGCTGACAAACCTTCAAAACGAAGGGATATATAAGGCTATCCCCTATCCCAAAACGTTAGATTCACTCATCTTTGACGCTCACCCTAAAACAACACAAGCTAAAACCAATATTACCACTGAGCTAATGCTTACAGCTCAATATTTTGTTTTCTCGAAATTTGCTTTTCAGGGCATGAGTGATTCTGTTACACGTGCAGTAAACTGGTACCTGCCCCGCAAAAAGGTATCATACAATGATTATCTGGACAGCTTGTTAAAGAAACCAGCGAAACCAGATGGCACCCTTTCTGAACCGGTTTACAGACAATATGATCTGCTAAAAAGATTTCTGGCCAGATATCGTCAACTTGATGCCACAGAAAAATGGGTACCCATTATTACCGATAAAAAATTAAAACCCGGTGATTCATCAGTGGTAATATCATTAATAAAAAAACGCCTTTATAAACTGGATGATTTTAAAGGCGATACTTTGAACAATGTTTACGATAATGAATTGAAAGAGGCGTTTAAGCAGTTTCAGCTCAGGCATGGCCTAACTGCCGATGGGGTTGCTGGCCCGGGTACTATTGCCGAATTAAACGTATCATTAAAAGCTCGTATACAACAGATAATAGTGAACATGGAACGGTGCAGATGGCTACCGGTAAGTCTTAACACCGATTATCTTGCGGTTAACATTCCTGAGTTTAAACTACATGTTTATCATGCCGATAGCTTATTATGGAGCTGCAATGTGGTGGTTGGCCAAAAGGTGCATCAAACTGTTATTTTTTATGGCCTAATGCAATACGTTGTTTTCAGCCCATACTGGAACTTACCCGAAAGCATTATCCGTAATGAGGTATTACCGGAAATAAAACGCAACCCCAATTATATTAGTCGACATAATATGATCATTACGGGCAAACTAAATGGCCTGCCGGTGATTAAGCAGAAACCCGGTCCTGCAAATTCTTTAGGGCTGGTTAAATTCCTGTTTCCGAATAGTTATAGCATTTATTTACATGATACGCCTTCAAAATCATTATTCGGCGAATCGTCACGGGCATTTAGTCACGGCTGTATCCGTGTTGGCGAACCCGCCAAACTCGCATCGTTTTTGCTTAAATACGATACCACCTGGACTACTGCCCGTATCAGCAAGGCCATGCACCTTGGCAAAGAACAACAAATTACCCTCAAACAAAAAACTCCCGTTTTTATAGCTTATTTCACGGCATTTACCGACAGGGCCAATAAACTTAACTTCCGCAAAGATATTTATAACCGGGATAGGCAGCTTGCTTCCATGATCCTGTCAGGACGGGGAAGTTATTAA
- a CDS encoding phosphatase PAP2 family protein, producing the protein MKKPLLYIIPTIFLGVVTLASSCKKDIVDRTSQYPALAPANLDLNADTWKPVLVTDFSVLNVAAPDAVTSPAYIADINEIKGLQRNLSADQKAIIKYWSAGAVLRWNEILRTLVAKHNVPPYQNPDGTYPAPNAANPFNYPEFPFSNPPYAARAYAYVSAAQYDALVAAWHFKNLYKRTAPYKNDSGVQALVPASELPSYPSEDAVAAGAAVEIMKLLFPADGAYIQQKADEEKQYRIMAGANTRAELNAGESLGKQVAVIFANRARNDRAGKAGGSPDIWKSFETMATAKGEQFWVSLETPKRPPMLPLFSKVLPFLFDTLTVAAIRPPAPYATNSPEFKKETEEVLSFSKDRSRAHEDQVAFWADGAGTYTPTGHWNAIAADEFVKQKYSEVRWARNFALLNMAQMDAAIVCWDTKYFYFNQRPSQANPLIKTLTGVPNFPAYTSGHSNFSGSAATVLSYLLPDRGPKFTNLANDASMSRLYGGIHYRSDCQVGLLTGGKVGQYAVQRGKTDGADK; encoded by the coding sequence ATGAAAAAACCATTACTTTATATAATTCCAACAATTTTTTTAGGTGTTGTCACGTTGGCTTCATCATGTAAAAAAGATATTGTTGACCGTACATCACAATACCCCGCATTGGCGCCGGCCAATCTTGACCTGAATGCCGATACCTGGAAACCGGTATTGGTTACAGATTTCAGTGTTCTCAACGTGGCTGCGCCGGACGCTGTTACTTCACCAGCCTATATTGCCGATATCAATGAGATCAAAGGATTACAGCGTAATTTATCTGCCGATCAGAAGGCCATTATAAAATACTGGAGCGCCGGGGCGGTATTACGCTGGAACGAAATATTACGCACGCTGGTTGCTAAACATAATGTGCCTCCTTACCAAAACCCGGATGGCACTTATCCGGCGCCAAACGCAGCCAATCCCTTTAATTATCCTGAATTTCCGTTTTCAAACCCGCCTTACGCTGCACGGGCTTATGCCTATGTAAGCGCCGCGCAATATGACGCGCTGGTTGCCGCCTGGCATTTTAAAAACCTGTATAAACGTACAGCCCCTTATAAAAACGATTCCGGGGTTCAGGCACTGGTTCCGGCATCTGAACTGCCATCATATCCAAGTGAAGATGCTGTTGCTGCCGGCGCTGCTGTAGAGATAATGAAGCTGTTGTTCCCGGCAGATGGTGCTTATATTCAGCAAAAAGCCGACGAAGAAAAACAGTACCGCATTATGGCTGGCGCTAATACCAGGGCCGAACTTAACGCAGGCGAATCTTTAGGCAAACAGGTTGCTGTTATATTTGCTAACCGCGCCCGTAATGACCGCGCCGGTAAAGCAGGAGGCTCACCAGATATATGGAAAAGCTTTGAAACAATGGCCACTGCCAAAGGCGAGCAATTCTGGGTTAGCCTGGAAACTCCTAAAAGGCCTCCGATGCTCCCCTTGTTTTCAAAGGTTCTACCTTTTTTGTTTGATACGCTTACAGTAGCTGCCATAAGACCGCCTGCGCCTTATGCTACCAACTCGCCTGAGTTTAAAAAAGAAACAGAAGAAGTTTTGTCATTTAGTAAAGACAGGTCACGTGCACATGAAGACCAGGTGGCATTTTGGGCAGATGGTGCCGGTACCTACACTCCAACAGGGCACTGGAATGCCATTGCCGCCGATGAATTTGTAAAACAAAAATACAGTGAGGTGCGCTGGGCCCGTAACTTTGCGTTATTAAATATGGCGCAAATGGACGCAGCGATAGTTTGCTGGGACACAAAATATTTTTATTTTAACCAGCGCCCTTCGCAGGCAAATCCGTTAATTAAAACCTTAACCGGGGTGCCAAATTTTCCGGCATATACATCTGGGCACTCTAATTTTAGCGGATCTGCTGCAACGGTGCTAAGTTATCTGCTACCAGATAGGGGCCCGAAATTTACCAATTTAGCAAATGACGCTTCCATGTCAAGGTTGTATGGGGGGATACATTATCGCAGCGATTGTCAGGTTGGTTTGCTGACCGGTGGCAAAGTTGGCCAATATGCGGTACAAAGGGGCAAAACAGATGGTGCCGATAAATAA
- a CDS encoding phytoene desaturase family protein, which translates to MKLEKRDYDAIVVGSGPNGLAAAILMQQNGLSVLLLEGKSLVGGGMRSAELTLPGYLHDVCSAVHPLAAASPFFETLPLAQHGLEYLYPEIAAAHPFDDGTAAILTKSVVETARLLGADEKAYLKLLGPVVKNWPQMAPDILAPLHFPKHPLAMARFGLDALTPATFLSKRFRTQAAKGLLAGMAAHAIQPLSNIATSAIALVLMSQGHLKGWPVPKGGSMQIGTALASYFTSIGGKIVTDYYVESLNQLPSAHTVLFDVTPKQLLKIAGHKFSSVYKWQLERYRYGMGVFKVDWALDAPIPFKAESARQAGTVHLGNTLEEIAYGEQQIWHGKHSEKPYVLLAQQSLLDPSRAPEGKHTGWAYCHVPNGSERDMTGIIERQVERFAPGFKDTILARHTFNTAQFEEYNPNYIGGDINGGVIDIGQLFTRPVLRWSPYKTSAKGLYICSSSTPPGGGVHGMCGYHAAKKALSDIFNIKVNSL; encoded by the coding sequence ATGAAGCTCGAAAAGCGGGATTATGACGCAATAGTAGTTGGCTCCGGACCAAATGGCCTGGCCGCGGCAATCTTAATGCAACAAAACGGCTTGTCGGTATTGTTGCTGGAAGGCAAGAGCCTGGTAGGCGGGGGGATGCGCAGCGCCGAACTTACCCTACCCGGTTATCTGCATGATGTGTGTTCAGCTGTACATCCGTTGGCAGCAGCTTCACCATTTTTTGAAACCTTGCCCCTTGCACAGCACGGGCTCGAATATTTATACCCCGAAATAGCAGCCGCCCACCCGTTTGATGATGGTACGGCTGCTATTCTTACAAAATCGGTTGTCGAAACAGCGCGGTTACTTGGTGCCGATGAAAAGGCATATCTGAAGTTGTTGGGACCGGTTGTTAAAAATTGGCCGCAGATGGCGCCGGATATTTTAGCCCCACTGCATTTTCCAAAGCACCCTTTAGCCATGGCCCGGTTTGGGCTTGATGCGCTTACGCCGGCCACCTTTCTTAGTAAACGATTTAGAACCCAGGCGGCAAAAGGACTGTTGGCGGGTATGGCGGCACACGCAATACAGCCATTAAGCAATATAGCAACATCGGCTATCGCGCTGGTATTGATGTCGCAGGGGCATTTAAAGGGATGGCCTGTTCCAAAGGGTGGGTCGATGCAAATTGGGACGGCATTGGCTTCTTATTTTACCTCTATTGGGGGCAAGATTGTAACTGATTATTATGTAGAGTCGTTAAATCAGCTGCCATCTGCACATACAGTGTTATTTGATGTTACCCCGAAGCAACTGCTAAAAATAGCAGGACATAAATTTTCCTCTGTATATAAATGGCAATTGGAACGCTACCGCTATGGCATGGGGGTGTTTAAGGTTGACTGGGCTTTAGATGCTCCGATACCTTTTAAGGCGGAAAGCGCCAGGCAAGCCGGAACCGTACATCTTGGCAATACTCTTGAAGAAATAGCTTACGGCGAACAGCAGATATGGCACGGAAAACATTCCGAAAAACCTTATGTACTACTGGCGCAGCAAAGCCTGCTCGATCCGTCGCGGGCGCCGGAAGGCAAGCATACGGGATGGGCGTATTGTCATGTACCCAATGGCTCCGAAAGGGATATGACCGGCATTATTGAGCGGCAGGTTGAACGGTTTGCGCCGGGTTTTAAGGATACTATACTGGCAAGGCATACTTTTAATACCGCCCAGTTTGAAGAGTACAATCCTAACTATATTGGGGGCGATATTAATGGTGGGGTTATTGATATAGGCCAGTTATTCACTCGCCCGGTATTGCGCTGGTCGCCTTATAAAACATCCGCTAAAGGGCTTTACATCTGTTCTTCGTCAACGCCGCCAGGAGGCGGGGTGCATGGCATGTGCGGTTATCATGCGGCCAAAAAAGCTTTAAGCGATATCTTCAACATCAAAGTAAATTCATTGTAA
- a CDS encoding dipeptidase: MFIIDAHLDLSMNALEWNRDLTRPLAEINQREEGLTDKPDRAKAVVSLSELRKGNIGLVVATQIGRYVAPDNPLPGWHSPEQAWAQTQGQVAWYKAMEDAGEMVQVTDLPSLEQHLKLWSDGQSAENKPVAYILSLEGADSIVTVQHLERAYNYGLRAVGPAHYGPGRYAQGTDATGYMGSKGHELLKEMERLNIILDATHLCDDSFWEALDHFNGHVWASHNNCRALVNHNRQYSDEMIKALIDRDAVIGAALDAWMMVPNWVRGQSTPKGMNCNLEVMVDHIDHICQIAGNALHVGMGSDLDGAFGREQCPYDLETIADLQKVPDLLKKRGYTDQDIENMMHGNWLRFLRKAWA, encoded by the coding sequence ATGTTTATAATAGATGCCCATTTAGATTTAAGCATGAATGCGCTGGAGTGGAACCGTGACCTTACACGCCCGCTTGCCGAAATTAACCAGCGCGAGGAAGGCCTTACCGATAAGCCGGATCGCGCCAAAGCCGTGGTTTCCTTATCGGAGTTGCGCAAGGGTAATATAGGTTTGGTTGTAGCTACTCAAATTGGGCGTTATGTAGCGCCTGATAACCCGTTGCCGGGCTGGCATTCGCCCGAGCAGGCCTGGGCGCAAACCCAGGGACAGGTAGCCTGGTACAAAGCCATGGAAGATGCCGGTGAAATGGTACAGGTAACCGACCTGCCATCACTGGAACAGCATCTTAAGCTTTGGAGTGATGGGCAATCCGCAGAAAATAAGCCTGTAGCCTATATTTTAAGCCTGGAGGGCGCCGATTCTATAGTCACCGTTCAGCATTTGGAACGTGCTTACAATTATGGTCTGCGTGCTGTTGGCCCCGCGCACTACGGGCCCGGCAGATACGCCCAGGGCACTGATGCCACAGGTTATATGGGCTCTAAAGGTCATGAATTACTAAAGGAAATGGAACGGCTCAATATTATTCTGGATGCTACCCATTTATGTGATGATAGCTTTTGGGAGGCTTTGGATCACTTTAACGGGCATGTTTGGGCAAGTCATAATAATTGCCGTGCGTTGGTAAACCACAACAGACAGTACAGCGACGAAATGATAAAGGCCCTGATTGACCGTGATGCGGTTATAGGTGCGGCGCTTGATGCCTGGATGATGGTACCAAACTGGGTGAGAGGGCAGTCGACGCCTAAAGGTATGAACTGTAACCTGGAAGTGATGGTTGATCATATAGACCATATTTGCCAGATAGCCGGTAACGCCCTGCACGTGGGCATGGGATCTGACCTCGACGGCGCCTTTGGCCGCGAGCAGTGCCCTTATGACCTGGAAACCATTGCCGATCTTCAAAAAGTACCCGATCTGCTAAAAAAACGCGGCTATACCGATCAGGATATTGAAAATATGATGCACGGAAACTGGCTGCGGTTTTTAAGAAAAGCCTGGGCTTAA
- a CDS encoding TlpA family protein disulfide reductase translates to MKRKITAGNILYTLMMVIILIMLINPAAKSSLIRALMNIGFFRPDIPVPASKKPIADPFNISFKDTHGKMVNTTDLKGKVIFVNFWATWCPPCIAEMPSINKLYAQFKNNPNVVFMIVDVDNDYSKANGFMQKHNYNLPMYTLASDVPGNIMDGTIPTTLVFDNAGRLVYQYTGAADYNNSNFTAYLNMLIKKPH, encoded by the coding sequence ATGAAAAGGAAAATAACCGCCGGTAATATATTATATACGTTAATGATGGTTATTATTTTAATCATGCTGATTAACCCCGCGGCGAAAAGCTCCCTGATCAGAGCCCTTATGAATATCGGTTTCTTTCGGCCCGATATCCCTGTTCCTGCTTCAAAAAAGCCTATTGCCGACCCGTTTAATATCAGTTTTAAAGACACACACGGTAAAATGGTTAATACGACAGATCTTAAGGGCAAGGTGATATTTGTTAACTTTTGGGCTACCTGGTGCCCGCCCTGCATTGCCGAAATGCCATCTATCAATAAATTGTACGCACAGTTTAAAAACAACCCTAATGTGGTTTTTATGATTGTTGACGTTGATAATGATTATAGCAAGGCCAATGGCTTTATGCAAAAACACAATTACAATTTACCCATGTACACCCTGGCAAGTGATGTGCCCGGAAATATAATGGACGGCACCATACCAACCACATTGGTATTTGATAATGCCGGCAGATTGGTATACCAGTATACCGGCGCTGCCGATTATAATAACAGCAACTTTACAGCATATTTAAACATGTTAATTAAGAAACCTCATTAA
- a CDS encoding D-TA family PLP-dependent enzyme, whose amino-acid sequence MNWFTIDDIEKLDTPALVVYPDRVKANIDMLVGMIDDVARLRPHVKTYKNKEVTLLLLAAGIHKFKCATIAEAELLAMCKAPDVLLAYQPVGPKLYRFIKLIHTYPDSKFSCLVDNAVAAKEISDEAKRYKVNINVYLDLNVGMNRTGIKAGFEALQLYMDCDVLPGIHPVGLHAYDGHIHDVDLDVREERCNDSFAPVLKLQRDVKQKGYPEPIIVAGGSPTFPIHAQRADVECSPGTFVYWDKGYQLGMPEQPFLPAALVITRVISLPGSTKLCLDVGHKSISAENELAKRIYFLNAPELKPIAQSEEHLVVDAGENHTYQIGDVLYGIPHHVCPTVALYERAYVVENNVLNSEWLNTARDRKITI is encoded by the coding sequence ATGAACTGGTTTACAATTGATGATATTGAAAAGCTGGACACCCCTGCACTGGTAGTTTATCCGGATAGGGTAAAGGCTAACATCGATATGCTTGTTGGCATGATAGACGATGTTGCCCGTTTGCGTCCGCATGTCAAAACTTATAAAAATAAAGAAGTTACTTTATTGCTGCTTGCTGCAGGTATTCATAAGTTTAAATGCGCTACCATTGCCGAGGCCGAATTGCTGGCTATGTGTAAAGCGCCGGATGTATTGCTGGCCTATCAGCCGGTTGGCCCTAAACTTTACCGGTTTATCAAATTAATACATACTTATCCCGATAGCAAATTTTCATGCCTGGTTGATAATGCCGTTGCGGCCAAAGAAATATCAGATGAGGCAAAAAGATATAAAGTAAATATTAACGTTTACCTCGATCTTAACGTGGGTATGAACCGCACAGGTATCAAAGCCGGTTTTGAAGCTCTGCAGCTGTATATGGACTGTGATGTATTGCCGGGAATACATCCGGTAGGCCTTCACGCTTATGACGGCCATATCCATGATGTTGATCTTGATGTACGCGAGGAGCGGTGCAATGACAGTTTTGCCCCTGTATTAAAATTACAACGGGACGTGAAGCAAAAGGGTTATCCTGAACCTATCATTGTGGCAGGTGGATCGCCTACCTTCCCAATTCATGCGCAGCGTGCCGATGTGGAATGCAGCCCAGGGACCTTTGTTTACTGGGATAAAGGTTATCAGCTCGGTATGCCCGAGCAGCCTTTTTTACCTGCCGCTTTGGTAATTACCCGTGTAATATCATTGCCCGGTTCAACCAAACTGTGTTTGGATGTTGGTCATAAATCCATATCTGCCGAGAACGAACTCGCCAAACGGATATATTTCTTAAACGCGCCCGAACTCAAACCAATTGCACAAAGCGAAGAACATCTGGTGGTGGACGCCGGTGAGAATCACACCTATCAAATAGGTGATGTTTTATACGGCATTCCGCATCATGTATGCCCAACGGTAGCTTTATATGAACGAGCTTACGTGGTTGAAAATAATGTACTTAACAGCGAGTGGCTTAATACAGCCCGCGACCGCAAAATAACTATCTGA
- a CDS encoding redoxin domain-containing protein — translation MLIANNKYPFFDLSEIVAETDLPFKAYQPLKPVKPGNYIPELKLYNNYSRWQQFFNGAETHGPITLRHLLNKPLVIAFYSHHWREQGFELLKQLNNIHNEIKASGGNLLIITDERTDELETRAWENSLTLNFYHDEDKEIARTLRIYSENDPVWNRFSGIDVNVPLLATYIINPSKQIVYSHIDWDLLGNFTTDDIISSVYEAALIGGTKKSA, via the coding sequence ATGTTAATCGCAAATAATAAATATCCGTTTTTTGATCTGTCAGAAATTGTTGCTGAAACCGACCTGCCGTTTAAAGCATATCAGCCTTTAAAACCGGTTAAACCTGGTAATTACATCCCCGAACTTAAATTATATAATAACTACAGCCGCTGGCAACAATTTTTTAATGGTGCCGAAACGCATGGCCCCATTACTTTAAGGCATTTGTTAAATAAACCATTGGTTATCGCCTTTTATTCGCATCATTGGCGTGAGCAAGGCTTTGAGTTATTAAAACAGCTTAACAATATCCACAATGAAATAAAAGCCAGTGGTGGAAACCTGCTTATTATTACCGATGAACGTACTGATGAGCTGGAAACAAGAGCCTGGGAAAACAGTTTGACCCTGAATTTTTACCATGATGAAGATAAGGAAATAGCACGCACACTCAGGATATACTCAGAAAATGATCCGGTTTGGAACAGGTTTTCGGGTATTGATGTGAATGTGCCACTTTTAGCTACTTATATTATCAATCCGTCAAAGCAGATTGTCTACAGTCACATCGACTGGGACCTTTTAGGCAATTTTACTACCGACGACATTATTTCATCAGTTTATGAGGCGGCCTTGATTGGTGGTACTAAAAAGTCGGCATAA